Sequence from the Gemmobacter sp. 24YEA27 genome:
TCGAGGAGGTCCTGATCTCGGTGCTGATGGCAGCCGCCGTGATCCTGATCTTTGTTGCGGTCTTCCATCGCTTTTCGATCGGCTATGCCGCCGATCTGGTGCGCTATGCGCGCGCCAATGATATGCCCGAACTGCAATCCTGGGCGCGTTCGGTCTATTCCTCGATCAATTCGATCAAGCTGACCTGGGCCCAGGAGGCCTGTATCTATCTCTTTGTCTGGATGGCGAAATTCGGAGCCGCTTACGGCGTGCGGATCGGCATCCATGTCGGCGTTGATATGGTTGTGCTGAAGCTTGATGCCAAATGGCAGCGGATCGTGACGATCATTGCCATGTCGGGCGGCATCCTGTTCACCGCGATCCTTGTCTGGATCGGCACGACCTTTGTTTACCATGTCGGCGTCGGCGGCCAGATCTCGGCTGACCTCGAAATGCCGATGTGGATCGTCTATCTCGCGGTGCCGCTCGGCTCGGCGCTGATGTGTTTCCGCTTCATCCAGGCGCTGCATCTTTATGTCACCACCGGCCAGATCGTGCATCACGAGCATGGTCATGTCGACGGCATGGATGACGCGCCGGCACCCGCCAATGGAGGTGCCGCGAAATGACCGCACTAATCATCTTTGCCATTCTGACCGTGCTGCTGGCGACCTCGATGCCGGTGTCCATCGCGCTTGGTCTGACGGTGTTCAGCTTCCTCTATTTCTTCACCTCGATCCCGATGGACAGCATCGCGCTGAAGCTGTTCACCGGCATTGAGAAATTCGAGATCATGGCGATCCCCTTCTTCATCCTGGCGGGGAACTTCCTGACCCATGGCGGGGTCGCGAAGCGAATGATCGCCTTTGCCACTTCGATGGTCGGGCACTGGCATGGCGGCATGGGTCTTGCGGCCGTGGTGGCCTGCGCGCTTTTCGCAGCGATTTCGGGGTCAAGCCCGGCGACCGTGATGGCCGTGGGGTCGATCATGATCCCGGCCATGGTGAAAATGGGCTATCCGCCGCAATTCGCGGTCGGCCCGGTGGCGGCGGCCGGGGGGCTCGGCATCCTGATCCCGCCCTCGATCGTCATGGTGATGTATGCGGTGGCCACATCGGGGATGATGGCGACCGGCCGGATGGCGAGGTCGTCTTCTCGCCCTCGATCGGGCAGATCTTCATCGCGGGCGTGGTGCCGGGCTGATCCTGGCTGCAATGTATGCGGCGACCACCGTCTGGCGGGCCTGGAAGAACGGCTATCCGCGGCTGCCACGCGCCGGCTGGGCCGAGCGCTTTGCCGCGTTTCGCAAGTCGATCTGGGGTCTTTTGCTGATCGTCATCATCATGGGCGGCATCTATGGCGGTATCTTCACCCCGACCGAAGCCGCAGCGGTCTCGGCGGTCTATGCCTTTGTGATCGCGGTCTTTGTCTATAAAGACATCCGGATGCGCGATGTGCCGAAGGTGCTGCTGACCTCGGCGGCGATGTCGGCGATGCTGCTTTACATCATCACCAATGCCGTGATGTTCGCCTTTATCCTGACCTCGGAACAGATCCCGCAGCATATGTCGGACTGGATCGTCAGTCTGGGCTTTGGCAAGATCGGCTTCCTGCTGATGGTCAATATCATGCTGCTGGTGATCGGCATGGTGATGGAGCCTTCGGCGATCATCCTGATCATGGCGCCGATCCTCTATCCGATTGCGGTGAAACTGGGGATCGACCCGGTCCATTTCGGCATCATCCTGATCGTCAATATGGAGATCGGCCTCGCCACTCCACCGGTCGGGCTCAACCTCTATGTCGGATCAGCGATTTCGAAACTGGGCCTGACCGAGGTTTCGAAATCGGTCGTGCCCTGGCTGCTGACCGCGCTGGTTTTCCTGATGATGATCACCTACATCCCGGAAATAACGCTGTTCCTGCCACGACTTATGGGATGTAGCGACGATCTGCGGCGGATCTCGTCCGTGATCTGCAATCTCGCGGCCTGCTTTGGGTGGGTCGCGGGATTTGTATATTTCCCCCCGGCGCTTTGCCCTCATATGAGACCAGCGCCCATATGCGACGGTCGCCGGAACGGTTGCCAGCTTCTATTCTTCGCCGCAGACCTGCTCGCGCCGGAGGCAATGATAGAAGGACCCTCTCACGATGAAGGTCAGATCCTGGCCGGGACGATTGTCATCGCGGATGATCAGCCTGATATCCTGACGCAGTTCCGGGTCGGTCGGCCTCGATGATGCGGGCCATGTGGTCTTTGCCGCAGGAATATCCACCGGCCGCACCACGATCCTTGTCTTGCTGGCCCGCAGGATCTGCAGGTTGGAGCCGCCGCGCCTGGTTCCGATGATCCAGCCCTGAAGGCTGTCGATGCCGCTCTCGGTCAATGCGACGCCGGTGATCTCGAACTCCTGCGCAGGGCAAAACGGATGCCTTTGGTCTTGCCATCCACGGCTGTGATCCCGCTGAGGCGACCGATTTTGCCTGGAAATTCCGGCAGTTCTTCCATCACAGGCTTTTTCGGTCGGAAGAGGGTGTCGGCATCCGCAGGCGCTGTGGCCTCAAGGGACATCAGCGGAAGGGCAAGCAATGAGAGGGCAAGGGTGATCCTGCGCAGCATGGCTTCAGTTCTCCACTTCAGGGATAAGGGTTTCGGGGGGTGGCAGATCGCCGGGGATCGTCCAGAGCGTGATGTTGGCCCCGACCTCGCCCGTGGTTGTCAGGCGCAGCCATCGCGGCCCGGGCTCGCCGTCCAGCGGCGCGATGCGCAGATAGCCCTCTAGGCCGCTTTCCTGGCCAGAGTTGCTGTCGATTATCCATTCGGCAAACGGTGTCCCGGCCCCGCTGTCCGGGGTGGCGGTCCAGAGGATACCATCGCCGCCGCCGTCCGCGAGGCCTGCCGCGATCGCCAGCCGGATCGCGATCAGCGCCGTGGATTGCTGGGGAAGTTCTGCCTCGCCAGACATGGGGGCAGCCGTTGCAGGCCGGGCGCCATAGGCCATCGGTGGCAGCGGCTGTTCATCGGCGGGGGCGGGTGCCCAATCGGCAAATCCGGCCAGCTGCCCGACGGCAAGACAGGCCTGGGCCGGGCAGAGCGCCGCGTCTGCCTCGGCTTCGGTCAGCTCGTGCCGGGACGCCGAGAGGATCAGCGCGGCGGCCTTTGCGACGGGTTGGGTTGCGAAGCGCCAGCTGACATGCGGCCCCAGCCCGAATTCCTCGGGCGCGGCGACATTTTCCGCGCCATAGGCCGCGATCAGTTCGGCCCGTGTGGCGGGGCCGAGATTGTAGCGCGTCACCTCGATGAAAGAGACCGGGATCTCGCCGGACCAGGTCACCCCTAGGCGCGCTATGTAACGGCTGCGCGGCAGCGGGGCCTCGCTCAGCTCGACCAGCAGCAGCGCTTTTTCGATGGCTGTGACATCGGCATCCTTCTGCGCCAGGCCGCGGTCAGCCAGCGCGGCGTCCAGCGCCTGATCCAGTGCGGCCGGGTCAACAGGCGCATAATCTGAAACACGCGTGAAACCCTGCGCGAGGCTTTCAGGGTCGGCACTGGCGGGCCAGGCAAGGGTCAGGCTGAGGCAGATCGCAGACCAGAATGGGCGCATATTCGGGTTCCTTTTCGTAAGGTCATGGCAGGAACGGGCCGTAGCACCGGCCGGCCTCGTTATTGTAGATACAGGCCCCGCCGCCGCCATCGGTCCGCGCGCCGGCGGTGAAGACGATCTTGCCCTGTGTATCGGCGACATTGATAAGCCCGCCGGACCCGGTCTGATTGCTTGTCAGCAGCACCACAGGGTCGCCACCCCGCGCGATGCCGACCTCTCCGCCGCCGCCCGCCAGACCATGGAGGAAGCCGGCGATCCCGCCTGCCGCATCATGCACCCGCACTGCGCCTGCGCCGCCACTGCCTGCCGCTGCGCCGATGATCACGGCAGGTTTCCCTTCGGTCGAAAAGATCCGGATCGCGGAATCAAGCCCCGCTTTCAGCCCGAGATGCGAGATCTCGGTCCCCTCATGCGCGACCGAGACGCCCGCGCTGTCCTGCGCCGCGATCAGGTTCACGTCATTGCCGCCCATGACGACCGTCGCCACGGCATTCTCCTGCTCAAGGATCAGGCTGATATGGCGGTTTTCGTCATAGCGCATATCGATGGCCAGCCGGTCGCCCCGCGCGCCAAGCGAGATGCGGCCACCGGATTTGCCGGTCAGGATCAGCAAAGGGTCGCCGCCATGGTCTTCGACACGCATCAGCGTCGCGCCGGAGGCGCTTACAACCGTAAAGGGGGCGGTGATGCGGCCCAGCTGCTGCAGCGTGGTCTGCGCCTGTGCCACCATGGCAAGGCACAGCGCCACGGCGCCAAATCCGCTGGCCGTCATCAGACAGCCTCTCGTGAACTCCCGCATCCCGCCGCTCCCTCAGATCAACCGCAAGCGGGGCCAAGGCTAAGACGGCAGAAAAGCCGCTTCATCATTCATCTGGATGATGCGAACCGCATCCCGAGCCATTCTTCTTTTCCGCAGATCCGGAACCCTGTGCCGGGATCATGCAGATGGAGATTGAAAATGATGAGATTTCTTGTCGCCGCGACGCTGGCACTCAGCGCGGCAAGTGGTGCCTTCGCCCAGACCTTTGATCCCCTGAAGGGGGTGGTGAAGCCTAAAGCCGGCTCGCTCCTTTCCCTGCCAGAGCTGAAGGACCTGCCGCGCATCACCGTATCGCCGGGCCTTGCGGGGAAAATGCCTGCGGGGGTCAGAGGCAAAGGCTGCACGTTCTACGAACATATCAACGGAAAAGGCGCAGACTGGAAGAAACCCGTTGAATGGCAGGCGACGAGCCATACCGGCGGCACCGTCACTTCGGTCTGGGCGCAGACCATGCCGACTTTGGGCGAATGGTGGAATGACCGGATTTCCTCGGTGCAATGCGACAGCGGACCAAAGCTGATCTGCACCGCATTGCTGTATGAACATGTCAATTTCAAAGGCAGTTATGTGGTGGTCGATGGCCGCAGCGGGCGGCAGAACATGCCCGCCTCGTTCAATGACAAGGCCTCGTCGATCCAGATCTACTGCGCCGATCTGCGTTAATCCGCGATCGGATGCCCCGAAAGGCCGGCGCGCATCAGCAGCACCATCAGCTCTGCCTGCCGCTGCGTGCCGGTCTTTGCCAGCAGCGCCCGCAACTGCGAGCGCAAAGTCGCGATACTGACACCGGTCTCACCTGAGATCTGGCCGATGGTCGCGCCGCGCATCAGATTCTGCGCCAGTCGGGCCTCGGCTGCGGTCAGGTCGAACAGCCCGCGCAGGATGCTGCCATCGGCGGCCTGCCGGTCGTCAAGGCTGTTGATCACCACAAGGATCTCGGCCCCCGAAAGCAGATCATGGGCCTGTCCGCGCAGCGGCAAAGCATGGACCACCATGGCCGGCCGCTCGTCCGTTGCCGGCACCGGAACGGATCGCAGCTGCGCCGGAGCCCCGCCCAGCCCGGCCTCAAGCGAGGCCTGAAACAACCGGTTCGCCAGATCATGCGCCAGGGCCAGCCCGCCGCGCGCCAGCGGCACCAGCACCGCGTGATCCTGCGCCAGCTGATTGACCGCCAGCACCTGGCGGTTGCGGTTGATCACCAGCGCCGCCAGACCGACCGCCTCCAGCGTGCCCAGCGTTGTTTCGGCAATCGTCATGCCAAGACGCGCAGACATCATCATGGCCCGCGTCAGATGCGGGCGCAGCTGATCCAGCAACGCGACATGTTCGGGCTGATGCGGGCCATTGTCATAGGCGCGGTCGATCGTCAGCACCGCAAGCTCCTGTGTCAGCAAGGGCGCCACGGTGCCAACCTGCCAGCCAAGCCCGAAGCTGCGCAGCTCGCGCTGCTGACAGTCACGGCCGAAATCCTCGACCGGCAGGAAGTCGATATCGCGCAGGAACCCGAAATGGTTTTTCGCCAGCGCCCTGGCGGGCCGGCTGTTCGCGCCGGTGCCGCCGCTTGCATAGGCCGCCATTGCCGCCGCGACCTTGTCGGATGCCACAAAGCGGGGCGGGGCCGAAGGCGCGCCGGCAAAGATGACGCCGCCCTCGGATCCCGTCCGCAGCGCCAGCTGCTCCAGAACATCTGTCCAGACCGAAGGCACAAAAGCCGCCTCATAAATGCGGTCAATCAGCGGCGATAAAGGCATATGCTTTCCCGGACTGCTGCGCTTTCAGCAGTGAACAAGACTCCGTCAGATGTGTCAAATTAGTACTTACAGGGTCATCTTTACCGGCCCGCCTGTCTTGCTTTCGCACCCAGCCAGACAGCAGCGTTCACCGGCTTTTGCGGCA
This genomic interval carries:
- a CDS encoding TRAP transporter small permease; protein product: MFLRILDRFEEVLISVLMAAAVILIFVAVFHRFSIGYAADLVRYARANDMPELQSWARSVYSSINSIKLTWAQEACIYLFVWMAKFGAAYGVRIGIHVGVDMVVLKLDAKWQRIVTIIAMSGGILFTAILVWIGTTFVYHVGVGGQISADLEMPMWIVYLAVPLGSALMCFRFIQALHLYVTTGQIVHHEHGHVDGMDDAPAPANGGAAK